The nucleotide window TTCCGCAGTCACATCCGTATCACCTTCAATGGACCACGGCGACAAAGCTCTGTCCTCGTCCTCAGACAACGCCATTGAAACTGTTTCATACAACTATGCTTGTTGATGTCGAATTATTGGAGGGTGGTCAGTGGAAGAAGATTGGTCGACGAGAACCTGAAGTTAGTTCTTATTAACCATCACCATTCCCCATCCAAGACTTGTTCTGTTTCTTGCCATTCGTTGATGTCCTCTGAATCTCTGTTATCCATGCTATGAGGAGTTCAATTTTGTGCAAAGCTTCAACCACTGCTTATTATTAGAGCTAAAACTGGATAGAAAGATCTACTCCACCATTGTTGATCTACCTCTAATTTTTTGCCcctttttttaatgaaatttttgggACTTTTATGTTGAttgagaaaatagaaaaaacaacaaaacaaacatgtttcttaaaaattgaaaaagcaagctattttggaaaatgaaaaGTGAAACTGAAAATTGAAAATGTTTTCTTAAACCAAACACATTTTCAACCAACATAGAACAATTTTGTCACCCTCAGGTCACACAGAACAAGGAAGTGCAGTTATTATTGACACGGATAGGTAGTAATCCTTGTGGCAGTCAACAACACAATTAGGGCTGGAAGTGAGTCAATTCAGCTCATGAGCCAGCTTAAACTCGACTCGTTAATAGCTTGATAAGCTAAAGGGCTTGTTTGGCTGAacttttaagaaaatatctttttttagttatctttttttaaaagatcttatgaaaaaaaagtaaaagtaattttatatttggatatctcatgcaaaaagatctttttatctatcaattatgtgcatgtttgggcgccattattttgttaaaaaaagatcttttttcaatgaaaaaagatctttttttattttttaacgtgtttggcaaatttctagtagtaaaagtaaaagcactagtaaaataaaaaaaagatcttttttgagaagctataatttacatctttttttaaaagatcttttttccttaaaaaaaagatgtttttcatgtaataaataaacaaaaaagtacttttatattgttatacccaaacataattgatagataaaaagacctttttacatgagatatccaaacataaaattacttttacttctctataagatcttttaaaaaaagataactcgaaaaaagatcttttcttagaagctcacccaaacaagccctaTATTtgagtataacaatataaaagtacttttttgtttatttattacatgaaaaacatctttttttttaaggaaaaaagatcttttaaaaaaagatgtaaactacaacttctcaaaaaagatttttttttatttttctggtgcttttacttttactactagaaatttgtcaaacacgctaaaaaataaaaaaaaaaagatcttttttcattaaaaaaaaatctttttttatcaaaataatattgggcttgtttgggtgagcttttaagaaaagatcttttttcgagttatctttttttaaaagattttataaaaaagtaaaagtaattttatgtttggatatcttccttttaattgagttcttgcaccaaaacttttttttaattggatccctatacttttttttccttttaattaagtctctgcaccaattttttttttaattgggtccctatacaattaaaccaattactgtcaagagggacctaattgaaaaaaataattggtaCAAGaacccaattaaaaggaaaaaaagtatagagacctaattaaaaatttcgcgaaactatagggaccaacagaataattatatatatataattattaatacacaTATCTTATATACATTTAATctatacttttaatattatatatacctatgaaatagtaatatataattctatatatactaatgatctttatttaaaattttatatttatttttatatataattttgatgtaggatataaataaaaaatttataatttattgatagatagacaataaataatattgatctttttaaatattttttaaaatataatttattgatatagaattatagattatgttCCTATTATTTGAGCTAGCTCGTGAGCTTAAACTAGCTCGTAAGTTTTCGGTGAGCCGAGCTTGAGCTTAAGAAATAGGCTCGAGTGTTAATGAGTCAAGCTCGACTCACTTCCAGCCCTAAACACAATATTAGACAAGATATAAGGACATAAATTAGCGAAATTCATCCTTTCCAAAATCAAACTGGTAAgactcaatgcatgaaaataGAGAATGAGTAATCATTAGCAGAATAATATCCAGTTACCTTCCCAAAAGTATTCTTGCTTTTGCACACAATATGAAGTTTTTGGCCCTTTGGAGGCACATCAAATGCCCACGTGAATCCTTCTTTCCATTCTGGAGAAGTACCATGAACCATCTAAGAAGCAAACACAACACGATAAAAATAAATGCTCTTCCACAGGAAAAACTGGACTGAGTCAAAAGTAGATCATATCTGACAAATAAATTTTGGCAGAATTATACAATCAAAACTAAAACTTTTTGGGCTAGGAAATTTGAGAAGAGCAAACAAAAGTTTGTTGGACAGAATGTTAACCTGTGTCcatgaatattttaaaaaggaaaagaaaataaaaaagaacaaaggaCTGACATTTCAGGTCcaaatgaaaattaataaaCAGCAAAATGTACAAGCTTAGATATAAAATTGGTGCTCTTGCATGATGGAGCAAATTGATTATTCTTAGGAAAGAATACCTTGGTTTGGTTTGGAGGACCATTGCCTATTGTCAACCTGCAAAATGCATATGTACCTCCCATAGTTTGCTTGAGGTTATTTCCACGCTTAATGATGACAGTCAAACAACCTGGTAAGCAGTGCAGAAGAGAATCTGCCTTCTCATGGAAGCTTGGTGGGCAGGTTTTCATGAGCATTTGCAAGATGGGGATCGCTTCAGCAGCAACTATAGCCTGAGACTTTGCAATATCTATTGGCATAGTTGACCAAGATTGTTTCAGCAAGCAAAAGGTATCAAGTACGGAGTCCTGAGCTGCTTCACCACCAGATTTAAGAGCTCCTACCAAATGAGGAATACAAAGTGTTGCAGCTTCGGACACATGGAGCTTAGGGAAGTTCATGAATATCACATGCAGTGTTTTCAAAACCTCTTCATTGATTGTGGCAGTTGACCACAACTCTCTTTCCAATgaagctatatatatataacaaaccAACTAAACTTATAAGTAATATATTTGGTATTTATCTAATAGACAaggaaaagaaacttattatacTAGCTGCCATGCAGCAGAAAATCCTTCATACACCATCCCCTTTCCCCTTATGCTAAAATGAAACTACAAAGAGAAATGTACATAACAAACTTAGTATTTTTCGTATTTAGTTGCAGCACAATGCACGCTGCTTCAATGACAACTCTTCTGACAAGCAAGTTTTATAGGATAGGATTAGACATGTGCCATCTATTTTGTGTAAAGCTCATGATATTTATAGAACACTTTTCCTCGGACAGTTTGAGAGACTGGAAAGCTATGCTTCATAGATAACTCTTTTGGCTGTTTTTTGCTCATGTATGGAGGAACTCTATTAGGGACTTGGGTATTATGGGTGCTCAAAGTCCCACATCGAGTAGTATGGGATGCTTGATGTTGTATATAAGGAGAGTGGTTCTTCCCCCTTAACAGCTAGCTTTTAAGGTGTGGTTTCCTATTTTCCTTAGATATTTAACAATGGTATCAGAGCATGGTTGTTAGTATGGGATGCTTGATGTTGTATATAAGGAGAGTGATTCTTCTCCCTTAACAGCTAGCTTTTAAGGTGTGGTTTCCCACTTTCCTTAGATACTTAACAAACTCTTATCCACTATATTGTAttattcttctcttcatcttaataGAATCCTTGTCTTAAGAATAAACAGCGAAATTAGGATTTACAATTGGAAATGAAGAGAATGGACGAAGATCAACTTATTTATATACCATGACATTTCCAATTATACTGGCTCAAACAAAAAGCGGCATTTCAAATAACAATCATTCCTCACATATGACTACACTTCTTGCTTAAAACTATATCTCTGtaaaacattaaattaaaacttttataCTACAAATCGGAATACATACAGAAAACATCGTTGGAAGCCCCCTCCTGTCACCATAATAAGTCCACAAGGACCCCGAGAACTACAAATCGGAATACATACAGAAAACATCGTTGGAAGCCCCCTCCTGTCACCATAATAAGTCCACAAGGACCCCGAGAAAAGGCTCAAAATATAACTTAATCGTCGCAGTTCTAGTGTAATTCTTTCTTTGaagtttgaaaatttaaaactagTACATCAAAATTCGACATCTGTACTCACTAATATTATAGTTTAATAATGCCCATCAAAGCATCCCATACAATTTTGTAGTCAAGTCATAGAATAGATTGTGTTGACAAAAGCAAAGTAAATGATAGTATGACAGGTTTTGAAGCTTGAAAATGTGTGCTATTGAACGAATTTCTGGGGACTACATTAAACCAAAGAGAGAACTAAGCAGAAATAGGCTTACTACAAAGATGATAGATGATAGTATGATATGATGCAATGGCTCTGTTTGATCCCCATTGTTGTTATTGTCATACATTAAACCAAAGATATGAACAGGAATTAACTTGCATCTCAAGTAAAGAACAAATCAGGTAATATCAAACAGACATGATTACTAACAAAAATGCCAAATGTAGTTGGGGATTGAATAGTGCAAGTCTAGATTGGACAACACATAAACAGAAGTAGCATTTAAAATATACCTGTCAAAGACCTGATTAGCTCATTTGACACATATTCTTGTAGAGTGTGGGTAGAGAACAAAAATTTGATCAGCAATGCTGCTTGTGCAGCAACTTCTGTATTTAGAGACAGCAGCAATTCCTGAATCACCAATATGCCCCCAGCTTCTGCAACAGCTCTTCTGTTGGTCCTGCTGTTCATGACGAAGTTCTGCAATGCACATATAGCCACCATCTTCATTTCTTCAGTTGGCTGATCTTCAAGTAAACTTATCAATGCACGGCATGCAGAAACTGAGTCACTAGCTCTAGCATGTCCCTCGTACTGTGAAAGATCTCCTAGAGCTAAAGCAGCAAGAAGCTTGCCAGGCTCTGATTTGGTATGCGGATCTAATAGATACTGTGATAATGGTGCTATAGCATACTTCGACACCTTCATCTCTCGTACTTTCACATTGTTGAATAAAGCTTCGAGTAATCTACCAGATGCTTCTTCACAATTATGAGATCTTAGAAGGTCCAGCAGAGCATCTATAGCTCCAGCTTCCACCATCTGTTCAGCACTTGAAGCATCACTTGTGTCATGAACTACTAATGCGTTAAGGGCTATGCTAACTGTATTCTCAACTTTTGAGTTTAACAGTTTTACAAGAACCGCCACAGGAACTTTAAAATAGTAATCCGCATCAGAATATAATATATTAGAGAGAACTAAAGCAGCTGATTCCCAGAGTGCATGTGGCGGTTGAGGATCATCTTGAATAATAACCTTTGCAAGCTCAAAAATACCTCCGGCATCAGCAACTGCCTTTGGCCAGGTTTTGGAAAGTTTTTCCAATGCTTTTATTGCTGTTTGTTGCAAGTTCAATATTCCAATTCCTGCAAGCTGTACAAGAGGTGGAACTGCATTTTTTGTTGAAATATCCTGTTGAAAATGCTCCTGTGCAAGAATATGAGCTAAGAGTTCTGTGCCAAGTTGCTGAATAGCTTGGGATGGGGATTCCAGAAAAGAAATCAAGGGTTCAATAACTTCACTAGGTGTAAGCTTTAAAGTTGCAAGACTTTGTGGCTTTTCCAATATGTTTACAAGTGCTTGTAAGGCACTATGCTGTCCCCATAAGTTGAAATCTCGACATAGCAAAACATGGAAAAGGGGTTCTACAATTTTTGCAGCCTCTGAACTTCTGGCAATTGCATTACTATTTGTTAAGATGCGAAACAGCTCAGCTATAGTAGAGCATAATGAGCTAGGTGCTAATGGTAGTAGCTTGAGACAGTTATTAATAATTCCAGATTTGACCATGTCTAATTTGGTTGGAGTCCTATCTTTGCCCAATCTGAGGAGAACAGATATGGTTGCCTCAATAAGCTGATAGTTTGTACCAGAAACCAAGCTGACAAGGAAATCCACGATGTTGCAGGCTGCTGCAAGCTCTACCTGATGTTCATCTTCTAACAATCTGTCAAAAGCACAAACCCCAGACTCTATCGCACTCTCAGAATCAGACTGCATCAGTGATATAAGGGGTTCTATGCATTCTGAGGCAATTCGTTCTGCTCTGATCTTACTATTACCAAACAGTACAAAGCAGAGTTGCGCAGCATAATTCTTCAACTCCAAGGATGAAGCGGAGGACAATATTTTGTGTAAACTTTCAAGGGGGTTGCCTTCTACATCAATAAACAGAGATGCTTTTGAAGAATTTCCTGACATTAACTTGACCAAGGCCATTAAAGCAGCCTCCTGCTCACTTCCTGACGTATTATTCAGCATGTCAACCAATGGATGAACGGCCTGTTTAGCTAATTCTGAGTCTCTAATATTCACAGAATCAAAGAGTTCATGGAGTGCTCTAGCTGCACTATATCTAGAATTTCTTGAACCAAGACGCAAAACAGCTATGAGTTGGTTCAGTGAATTTGTCGATGCTTCATGATTAATTAGGTCAGAATTGCAATATAATATTCTCAGTAAGTCAGAAATAGTAGCCTCAGTAGTGTCTTGAGGGCTCAAGGACAGGTATTTGTTCAAAGCCTCCAGAGCTCCAGCTTCAGCAagtattaatttatttgtatcACTCCCATCTGCAAGGGAAATCAAGAGTCTAAGGGCAGCTGCTGGAGCACCGGGCCTTTCTGGTATTGGTTTCAAGAGATCTACTAAAAGAGGTATAGATTTCCGTGCAACAGATCCCAGTCTTACATCCTCAATTTCAAATAGATGATCCAAAACAACTTGATCAGGAGTTCGCACCAAGGAAAACTCATCTGATAAAGCCATGAGATTTGGCATATCTGTTTCTATATGCCCAATCATAGTTATCAATCCTGGGACAGCACCAGAATTTGCAATGGCAAGACCTATTCCCTTATCACCATTTTGAACAAGACTAGCCATAGCCTGGGCAGCAAAATATTTGTCAATTACTTCCTCAGATGTTAGAAGTAGATTCAGAGAAGGTACAGTGCACATTGTTGCAGGAGATTGAATGACCTTTGTATCTTGAAATAAAATGGCCAAGAGTAATGCGCTGATCCATATTTCTTCAGTATCCTCATATTGTGCCTGTCGATAGGGAGAAATGAAGTAGTCTATCAGATTCAGCAATGATGATTTTTTCCACAATCTAACAGACAAATAAATCTTTGAACCAGAAATGCTCAATACCAATCATCAACCATGTATACTAAATATAGTATTTTAAGGGGCAATTGATTAATACtagaatttatatttcttgcttcAGACGAATTCAGGCCCAGGCAACCTTACacggaaaaaaaattatcacagtgtacattaaaaaaaaagtagggCTTTAGACCAACAAGcatgttaaattaaaattgtatgaGAGAGGAGTTCAAAGTTTTGtataaaaagaaacaaattatagaataattttaaaatcggaACACAATTCGGCAGGCTGCACTTAGCCTGGATTTTCACCCACATCTTTCCCAAAGTACATCCTGAACTCAGTTCCTAGCTGAACACCAATAAATCTCCAATTCTCATTATTCCTTCTTCAATAGAAACTTTCCAAACCATTCTCTTTTcagaaaaatgttaagaacagcTTTGCAAATCCATTGAATTCGAATACATCATAGATCTAAAATGAAAGACAATTTTTGTTgctctcctctttcttttgcAAATTCTATGTAGAGCTCCCAAGTTATTGTTGTATGTCTGATTGTAAAAGGATATTTTCAAGCCAGTTTAAAGCAGTAAATGCCTATGTAGGTGGCAGGTAGAAACTAGTGCTGTTGCACAGCCTTTGATGGCAAATTAGGCATTTTATATTCCAGAGTACATGGATATCAGCAAATGAGCTATCACATTAGTTAGATATGATGTCATTCATGTGGCACTACTTAAGGTTGTAAACTTCATCGACAAGTATCAAAATCTCTAGAACGCAAGGTCTAGAGTCCAACcattgtaaataataattaaaatttcaacaAACGGTAAAGTAGACCTATGTGTTGTCCATGTAAGAAGGGCAATGGGCCATTGCAAGAAGAGGCTCTGTtagatataaatttaattatgtatataCCTAATAGTTTAAATTTTGGAAACAAGGATTCACTAAAAATTGGTTATCAAAGAGACAACACAATGAAAGTGGGTTAAATTGGTATACCTGTGGATTTGAGACATGTCTTGCAAGTTTCTCAGAGAGAATTTCCAGTCCACCAGCttccaaaattattaatttgtttgttaCCTGGACAGAAGCAATAATTGAGAGTAACCACAAGGCAACAGTACCACCCAAGACTGTGGCTGCATCAGGAATTTCTGACTCATCAACTTCTGGAAATGCATTCTTCTCCATAAAACCTCTAGGGGTGCAAACTTCGATTTCTAACAATGAACAATTAGAACTTTGCTTCATCATGTCAACTAAGGAGTAAATCAATGGTTTTTGATATCCAGAAGTGTCAAGCAAATCCATTGAGAGCTCTTTCTTATCCTTTACAGTGCAAATTAGTAAGGCAGCTGCTCCAACTTTTACTTCTAAACTAGCAGAGTTAATTATTCTATGAGCTAATGATCCAGTGCATCTGGAACTAGAAGACAACAAGTCACCAAGAACAACTGGCTGATCTCCACAAAGTCTGGACAAAATTTCAATTGCCTTGTCTTGCACAATAGGTGGACCATCAGCAAGGCAGCAGACAAGGGGTTCTAAGCAAGATTTATCAGCCAGAACCAACAATGGAGGATAAGTGAGGCTGACATCATGTTTTGTCCTAGCTAGCAATGCAATCACATCTAAAGCATCTGCAGCTTCAGTCTCATCTATATGCATAGATCTTAACGAATCAACAAGGGCTAGCAAAGTTAAACGGCACTGTTCGTCTCCCTTAAGAAGATCTCCTACTGAAAAATGCTTCAATAATTCATGAAGAGCTCGTGATGCATTTTGTTTACCTTCCAAGGTTCCTTTCTCCAGAATTCTTGTTAAAGCTGGAACAACATCTTCAGCCAGGGCCTCGGCAGCAATATAAGGATCAAAAAGAAGGTTGGCCAATGCAGCAACAGCAGATTCAGAAGCAGCAACAGCAGATTCAGAAGCAGCAACAGAAGTTTCTGCATCATCCACACAGCATGTTTTAGCCAACTTAATTAGTGGTTGAACATCTCCTTCAAGTACTATATAAGACAACTTATTTGCAGCTTTGCTATTGGTTGGACGTGATAGAGAACTTAATGCTCGAGCTGACTGAATGGCCACACCTTGATTTTTGTTAGTCAGAAGCTTCATTAAAGGAAGCACAAGGTCTTCATTTACTAGACCATCACAAATGTCTTGTCTTGTGGTAAATAAATTAGCTATCGCTGAAGTTGCAAATTCTTGGGTTTCCTCATTTGATGCATTGATAACCTGAACAAGACATCTTAGGCCTTTATTTGCTGCACATCCCTTTTCCACAAGATCTTTCTGTGAAACCACAGTAAGTACATGACCTAAAACTCGGATTATATGTCCCTTTGAGGTTGGAGAATCTCCTAGGAGCATTGCTAATAGCTGATTTATCGTTGCAGAATCAGCAACTCTGACAAGCTTCATCAGTGCCAAAGCAGAAGCTTCTTGTCCTTTTGGTCCACCACTCTTAAGAAGCCACAGAAATGCTGGAATGGCCCCAGCAATTTCAACGCAAGCACGGATGTCTTCACTGTGACAACACAAACTCCAAAGAACATGAGCTGCTTCCTCTCTTGCTTTTTGCGATCCTGTCTCCAGCAACTGCACCAATGGTGGAATCCCTCCAGCAGCAGTGATTGCCCACTTGCTGTCCTCAACTTGGTCAGTTAAGATTGCTAGCAGTTCAACCGAGTACTCTTGATGCTGCTCACTAGATAATCCCAGCATAGATATAAGTAACTGAataccttctcttttttttatcgcCTCCCATATTCCTACCCTGTCACAGCACAAGCTTGTCAGTGAACGTATCAAATACCCTTGCACATCAATGGCAGCCATAGTTATAAGCCCAATGAGAACCTTCTTTGAGTCTGCTTGATAGAGAAACTTCGAGAGATAGACATTACCATATAGGCTAGCCATGGCCTCAAGGACACGCTCTTGAATAAGCTTGTTATCTCGAGGCTTTAAAAGAGTTACTAAAATATCCTCTATCTTAGTTGCATCAAAATGATCCTGATCATCATCAACTTTTTCCTCAAAGACCATAAGGGTGTAAGCAAGAGCGCCTATTATATCACCAACTGGAGCTGTCAAACGAGGAGAACAGGAAAGTTCTGCAAGATATATTATTAATGCAGGCATGCCACCACATAAATTGGCTAGAGCTCGTGTTGCATGCCCTTGAAGAGCCTGGCCGCCATCAGATTGCATACATTCTTTTGAAGGAGCAACTATGGCTCCAATAAGGATTTGAACACCATCAGAATCAACAATACCTTTCTTCGCATTGGTTGACTTTGAAGAAAGGGCCTCTAGAGCAT belongs to Arachis duranensis cultivar V14167 chromosome 8, aradu.V14167.gnm2.J7QH, whole genome shotgun sequence and includes:
- the LOC107461291 gene encoding protein CELLULOSE SYNTHASE INTERACTIVE 3 isoform X2, translating into MSKSPSLEKHQSVYSSSEPREFIMATEIEDPESTMSTVAKLVEQLHAKLSSAQEKELITTRLLGIARRRKDGRALIGTHSQAMPLFINILRNGTSLAKVNVATILSVLCKDEDLRLKVLLGGCVPPLLSILKYESTDARKAAAEAIYQVSIGGLSEDHVGMKIFVTEDVVPTLWNLLSPKNKQDKIVEGFITGALRNLCGDKDGYWNATLEAGGIEIIVDLLSSDNAVSQSNAASLLARLMSAFSGSIPKVIDSGAVKALVRLVGEENNISVRAGAADALEALSSKSTNAKKGIVDSDGVQILIGAIVAPSKECMQSDGGQALQGHATRALANLCGGMPALIIYLAELSCSPRLTAPVGDIIGALAYTLMVFEEKVDDDQDHFDATKIEDILVTLLKPRDNKLIQERVLEAMASLYGNVYLSKFLYQADSKKVLIGLITMAAIDVQGYLIRSLTSLCCDRVGIWEAIKKREGIQLLISMLGLSSEQHQEYSVELLAILTDQVEDSKWAITAAGGIPPLVQLLETGSQKAREEAAHVLWSLCCHSEDIRACVEIAGAIPAFLWLLKSGGPKGQEASALALMKLVRVADSATINQLLAMLLGDSPTSKGHIIRVLGHVLTVVSQKDLVEKGCAANKGLRCLVQVINASNEETQEFATSAIANLFTTRQDICDGLVNEDLVLPLMKLLTNKNQGVAIQSARALSSLSRPTNSKAANKLSYIVLEGDVQPLIKLAKTCCVDDAETSVAASESAVAASESAVAALANLLFDPYIAAEALAEDVVPALTRILEKGTLEGKQNASRALHELLKHFSVGDLLKGDEQCRLTLLALVDSLRSMHIDETEAADALDVIALLARTKHDVSLTYPPLLVLADKSCLEPLVCCLADGPPIVQDKAIEILSRLCGDQPVVLGDLLSSSSRCTGSLAHRIINSASLEVKVGAAALLICTVKDKKELSMDLLDTSGYQKPLIYSLVDMMKQSSNCSLLEIEVCTPRGFMEKNAFPEVDESEIPDAATVLGGTVALWLLSIIASVQVTNKLIILEAGGLEILSEKLARHVSNPQAQYEDTEEIWISALLLAILFQDTKVIQSPATMCTVPSLNLLLTSEEVIDKYFAAQAMASLVQNGDKGIGLAIANSGAVPGLITMIGHIETDMPNLMALSDEFSLVRTPDQVVLDHLFEIEDVRLGSVARKSIPLLVDLLKPIPERPGAPAAALRLLISLADGSDTNKLILAEAGALEALNKYLSLSPQDTTEATISDLLRILYCNSDLINHEASTNSLNQLIAVLRLGSRNSRYSAARALHELFDSVNIRDSELAKQAVHPLVDMLNNTSGSEQEAALMALVKLMSGNSSKASLFIDVEGNPLESLHKILSSASSLELKNYAAQLCFVLFGNSKIRAERIASECIEPLISLMQSDSESAIESGVCAFDRLLEDEHQVELAAACNIVDFLVSLVSGTNYQLIEATISVLLRLGKDRTPTKLDMVKSGIINNCLKLLPLAPSSLCSTIAELFRILTNSNAIARSSEAAKIVEPLFHVLLCRDFNLWGQHSALQALVNILEKPQSLATLKLTPSEVIEPLISFLESPSQAIQQLGTELLAHILAQEHFQQDISTKNAVPPLVQLAGIGILNLQQTAIKALEKLSKTWPKAVADAGGIFELAKVIIQDDPQPPHALWESAALVLSNILYSDADYYFKVPVAVLVKLLNSKVENTVSIALNALVVHDTSDASSAEQMVEAGAIDALLDLLRSHNCEEASGRLLEALFNNVKVREMKVSKYAIAPLSQYLLDPHTKSEPGKLLAALALGDLSQYEGHARASDSVSACRALISLLEDQPTEEMKMVAICALQNFVMNSRTNRRAVAEAGGILVIQELLLSLNTEVAAQAALLIKFLFSTHTLQEYVSNELIRSLTASLERELWSTATINEEVLKTLHVIFMNFPKLHVSEAATLCIPHLVGALKSGGEAAQDSVLDTFCLLKQSWSTMPIDIAKSQAIVAAEAIPILQMLMKTCPPSFHEKADSLLHCLPGCLTVIIKRGNNLKQTMGGTYAFCRLTIGNGPPNQTKNGKKDSRGHLMCLQRAKNFILCAKARILLGSMDNRDSEDINEWQETEQVLDGEW
- the LOC107461291 gene encoding protein CELLULOSE SYNTHASE INTERACTIVE 3 isoform X5 — translated: MSKSPSLEKHQSVYSSSEPREFIMATEIEDPESTMSTVAKLVEQLHAKLSSAQEKELITTRLLGIARRRKDGRALIGTHSQAMPLFINILRNGTSLAKVNVATILSVLCKDEDLRLKVLLGGCVPPLLSILKYESTDARKAAAEAIYQVSIGGLSEDHVGMKIFVTEDVVPTLWNLLSPKNKQDKIVEGFITGALRNLCGDKDGYWNATLEAGGIEIIVDLLSSDNAVSQSNAASLLARLMSAFSGSIPKVIDSGAVKALVRLVGEENNISVRAGAADALEALSSKSTNAKKGIVDSDGVQILIGAIVAPSKECMQSDGGQALQGHATRALANLCGGMPALIIYLAELSCSPRLTAPVGDIIGALAYTLMVFEEKVDDDQDHFDATKIEDILVTLLKPRDNKLIQERVLEAMASLYGNVYLSKFLYQADSKKVLIGLITMAAIDVQGYLIRSLTSLCCDRVGIWEAIKKREGIQLLISMLGLSSEQHQEYSVELLAILTDQVEDSKWAITAAGGIPPLVQLLETGSQKAREEAAHVLWSLCCHSEDIRACVEIAGAIPAFLWLLKSGGPKGQEASALALMKLVRVADSATINQLLAMLLGDSPTSKGHIIRVLGHVLTVVSQKDLVEKGCAANKGLRCLVQVINASNEETQEFATSAIANLFTTRQDICDGLVNEDLVLPLMKLLTNKNQGVAIQSARALSSLSRPTNSKAANKLSYIVLEGDVQPLIKLAKTCCVDDAETSVAASESAVAASESAVAALANLLFDPYIAAEALAEDVVPALTRILEKGTLEGKQNASRALHELLKHFSVGDLLKGDEQCRLTLLALVDSLRSMHIDETEAADALDVIALLARTKHDVSLTYPPLLVLADKSCLEPLVCCLADGPPIVQDKAIEILSRLCGDQPVVLGDLLSSSSRCTGSLAHRIINSASLEVKVGAAALLICTVKDKKELSMDLLDTSGYQKPLIYSLVDMMKQSSNCSLLEIEVCTPRGFMEKNAFPEVDESEIPDAATVLGGTVALWLLSIIASVQVTNKLIILEAGGLEILSEKLARHVSNPQAQYEDTEEIWISALLLAILFQDTKVIQSPATMCTVPSLNLLLTSEEVIDKYFAAQAMASLVQNGDKGIGLAIANSGAVPGLITMIGHIETDMPNLMALSDEFSLVRTPDQVVLDHLFEIEDVRLGSVARKSIPLLVDLLKPIPERPGAPAAALRLLISLADGSDTNKLILAEAGALEALNKYLSLSPQDTTEATISDLLRILYCNSDLINHEASTNSLNQLIAVLRLGSRNSRYSAARALHELFDSVNIRDSELAKQAVHPLVDMLNNTSGSEQEAALMALVKLMSGNSSKASLFIDVEGNPLESLHKILSSASSLELKNYAAQLCFVLFGNSKIRAERIASECIEPLISLMQSDSESAIESGVCAFDRLLEDEHQVELAAACNIVDFLVSLVSGTNYQLIEATISVLLRLGKDRTPTKLDMVKSGIINNCLKLLPLAPSSLCSTIAELFRILTNSNAIARSSEAAKIVEPLFHVLLCRDFNLWGQHSALQALVNILEKPQSLATLKLTPSEVIEPLISFLESPSQAIQQLGTELLAHILAQEHFQQDISTKNAVPPLVQLAGIGILNLQQTAIKALEKLSKTWPKAVADAGGIFELAKVIIQDDPQPPHALWESAALVLSNILYSDADYYFKVPVAVLVKLLNSKVENTVSIALNALVVHDTSDASSAEQMVEAGAIDALLDLLRSHNCEEASGRLLEALFNNVKVREMKVSKYAIAPLSQYLLDPHTKSEPGKLLAALALGDLSQYEGHARASDSVSACRALISLLEDQPTEEMKMVAICALQNFVMNSRTNRRAVAEAGGILVIQELLLSLNTEVAAQAALLIKFLFSTHTLQEYVSNELIRSLTASLERELWSTATINEEVLKTLHVIFMNFPKLHVSEAATLCIPHLVGALKSGGEAAQDSVLDTFCLLKQSWSTMPIDIAKSQAIVAAEAIPILQMLMKTCPPSFHEKADSLLHCLPGCLTVIIKRGNNLKQTMGGTYAFCRLTIGNGPPNQTKMVHGTSPEWKEGFTWAFDVPPKGQKLHIVCKSKNTFGKHG